The Archocentrus centrarchus isolate MPI-CPG fArcCen1 chromosome 1, fArcCen1, whole genome shotgun sequence genome includes the window tgcagaactctaaatcaggccttattagatcgatagaatgatcatttttgcatataatccagaaaagttacatttatacatcaagcatttaatgtgtcccagagtgccgtttccttccactgtgtttgcagaaatcacataaaaaaatacacaacaaaaacataatccagattcctcagctgctaatagcatttcctacatttgaatatcagccaccatattgtgagcataaactatcacgtttttaatgcaacaataggaagtgacatcatcttgctgggaactgtagtattttattcttgaaggcctctcatagctctactggtgctgaaaactaatgtttgactatggctttctgaatacaagtagggctgcaactatcaattattttagtaatcaagtattcaattgattactccgtcaattaatcaagtaattggataagaaataatttttcattttaacaactcatcagcttattttaacttccgtactgcagatgtttctctgtgtgaaacaaacagggtggatggaacagctacaaagttctctgttcttcatgttgctgatcaggtggttgataaaaacattttgaaggagcccctctgtactgaagggggtggagggggcaccgaacgattgctagtgctaatggcagcccccctttccccagtacactgtggttatagatctgttctggtggctacagctgacgtaaagaaaaaaataacagctgacatcctctgcacaacacgtgcgcacattcaaacatgcgcactcacagcacagagaagtgggggcgtgaaaaaacatctcagggatccactcgtgttaaagggtcgtttttgttttttttggaaatgctccgcatacacggagacacctgagctgcagagctgaaacgaaacatcaaagcaacaaatttgtgtcgaggatttttaataatcgaattgcgttattccaagaatcgttgcagccctgaaacttgcattaaatttttagtttgtgtatcaaaatacatgaaggttggtatttacctttcatgctgggatttttttgttgaatcggaagcctgaaattttcctttgatcttcattttccctcttacttctcttcgtgttcatgcggttatttcgatttatgcagcacacgcgtgaccatagtgagatcaaacgtacacattgtgaatgaaactgtccgtgctctgtggtagattgcaaactgcggtgaaatgatacaggcgtaagcagcgataatagcagcgacctagccggggcggagtctgtgaggtgcgctcctttgagaggcagaggagcgcaatatttgttggatttgaatcagtacgttttgcatccaataaaagcaaagatgttaacaaataaattggacagtattctggcaatttagtgatatttccacagctgtggtcttgactggtcttgaaataaaatcccgagtccgcaaggtccgagtccatgacaagaccgagaccaaatgcggtcgagtccatgacaagaccgagaccatcaaaaagcggtctcgagaccggtctcgagaccaagaccgatctcgagtactacaacactaccaaTGGGTGATACATTCACTGGGAGAAAAGAGCAGTATCCAAGCCACACTGCTGGTTTTTAATCATCTTAATACTTTGAATTGCTTTCTATATGTCTTAGTATGGATTCTTTTATAAATGCACATTAATATAAAGACATGTTTGCGTGTTTACATATATAATGTGTAGTCAGAGGCCTTTATCATGTCTTACATGCTCATGTTTTTAAGTACCGctttatattttacaaacaGCCGCAGGTGTGCCTGTGATCTTCTCTTTCTTATCGTTCATGTCTAATAGATCTTAGAACTACACACAACACTGCTCCCCTTGAGGACAGTGTTTTACTTGATTGAAATGTTTCCCATGCAGCTACTGCAGCTGTATCCAGTGTGTAGTGCACGGAAACACTATAGTTTTTCTCCATTATTCAGCTACTACGAACGCAAGGCTTCATTAGCTCCTTACAGCACAACTCTAACAGTGAACTGCATTTGTGATGTGACAGTGGTACAAAaacactgacatcctgaagGTTTTTGCTCCTTTTAAGAGTGAACGAAACACCAGATCTGCTCAGGACTGGAGTCTGTCAGCCACGTTCTGAAGAGGCAGCACAATCTGAACTCATTAAAAGAGCTCAGCTCTTATCAGTAACCTGGACTTTACCCTTTACTCGAGGACTCTTCTGTGTTACTGTAGATAACAAACGATCCCATCTCATATATTTTACATGGATTATAAAAACTCTACTGCAGTCATTTTAATTGTCAGGGATGTGCTAATGTTTTATTACATGTTTTGCTCCAGTTGTTTGTTTGCAGTCAAAGAGCCATGAGAGAACAGCAAAGTAGTGGGAAAACATCCTCCTTGCTGACAGCTACAATAAATTATCACATTCATTCATGTCAACACTGAATCCATCTGAGGAAGTGGGACGTTTgctgtttagttctgtcttcacAACACAGCTGATAGATTTATTAAGCAGTTCTGATTTCTGCAGGATAAAAACCTGCCAGCTATCGTCTGATGACTCAGCCTCTGGCAGCAATAGTTTAAGCTCTATATTACACTTGGTGATACTGGGTAACACtggtcaacaacaaaaaaaaaaactttttgtctgctacctgaggaaaaacTGATTTTTACTCATTTGGGTATGCCGATtccaaatatgcaaacagaatttctccagcacatcagGATCTTGAGTTACGTTATAAATGCCAATCGCCAAACTCGACATCAatgattttattagaaaagtacACCATAAACATacaactggttaaaaaaaagacacagatacTGGCGCCCAGGTGGCTGATTATAGATTTGGACTCAGCATACCTGAAATGTCAGGTATTTTTCTCCCAGTAGCAAAATCATTGTTGACCAGTGCAATTGATCATTAACAGTCACTCTATGGaaaaagatgcatttttaaaaaaagtcaaaataaaatcatattaTCATCAGGCTATTTCCAcaatctgtttttctgtttacttGTGTTGGATTTTGTGCAGTTGGTCCCATCCAGTTATTACCTCACATTTAGCttaaacacacatttatccATGAGAATGATGATGGGGGGGTTCAACTCATAGGGTCCctggaaataaaacaacaacctACTCtttctaaataataataattacacacgggagactttttattttgttttgcaatATCTAAAATGATGTCGCATTATATTGCGAtgctttttttcacctttaattTCATCgggttgtgttttttgttcatAATCATAATCCCTGGTTACGTTTCGCAGACACTGCAGAGGTCAAGATGCTTATTTCCTTTCTCTCAGCGCTATAATGGAAAAACAGAATCCTCCATCCGGTGGAAAAACCACGTCTGATGGATGTCAGCGAGCCCAGATCTGAGCCACTCCtgctcagaggagagcaggctCCCCGTCACTGTTCCGTCTCTGCTGTTTGAGACAAGCTCTCAGGAAGAGTTTCAAGTGCTGTGAACAATTCTGTCGATGCTCTCCTGGATGTcggccatcttcttcaacaccTGGTTGACTCTGGTTTCATCGAACTCAAGACACACGAACTCTGAGTCCTGAGAGAGACAAAGGAAGGCAGCTTTTAGATTCTGGGTCAGTGAGTAATGAGATTTCCACGATCAATTTGATATTAATCAATTATTCAGTCTACAACTGTGgacaaagaggaaaacaaacagttaCACTCACCAAACCAAACTAACTATACTGCACTTAAATGTCGAGGATCCAGATAATGGTGAAAAGCCTTTTTGCCCTGAGTGGAATGAATAAAATGGTATCTGAATTATCAATGAGTaatttgattaactgattaatCACTAAATAACTGTGTGAGGTGGAAGAAAAACAGGGTGTTGCACTGTGATGAAGGACATCCTGTCATTAGTCCTCTTAAGGACACCTTAAAATTCACCACCTACTTCTTCAGCCTGAACTGAATGGACTAATAATAGTGCTGAAAAGTAGTTCAATGGCACACTGAGGGAATGTGCTGctctggtctgctgacctgccTCCTCTGAGCTTTGGGACCTGCAGACTGGGTCAGATtcatggagagaaaaaaaatgacaccatgAGACTCCTCAGTgtcagaaccccccccccccccccccccaatccttCATCCAAATGACATGACACTCATGTAGGAATCATCGCTGATTCATATTAAAGTGTGCCAATAACACTTTTCCTACTGCATTACACAAGTCAGGCTGGGATTCATGCTGTTTATACCAAATTATGAGTTATTGTAGCTTATTGTTGTCTTCTGTACAGCAATGGGGACACAGCACACTTAGATTGGTGCCAAATGTAACAAAAACTATACCTAGACAGGTACTtgatacaataaataaataaagatttttaaaaattcttgcAGGTAGAAGAATCATAgctgcagttaaaaaaacaaaacaaaagcagtatATAATAATGTATATTTTACAGAAACTCTGCAGACAGGAAATCCTGCTAGTCTGGACATCGCTGATTAAGGCCAGAGCACGGGGGGGAGGGTTGACATACACAAGCAatacacaatacacacacacagacagacaaccagaCAACAAAGGTTAATCTACTTTGGACATCTGGGCTCATAGCGtccacattatttttaaaaccaaaacaatgaaaatgtgattTCCAATGATTTTTACTAACAAATGGATTTTTTCACAGAGCATTTGGCTGTGTCATaacacaaaaatagctttttTGTTCAAAAATCCATCAACGTGATCCGATGTTTAGAGTTTCTTGGTGTAGTGGAAGGACCGCCTGTGGCAGTATAGAtttgggatttttccattattacaggactgattaaaaataattcaaaatgtttcactctctgtgtgtttatccaATTAACTGCATTTAATCTGCATGGTGGGCTTCCTGGCTGAATAGGCCTGATCTACTGACATCTTCTGTagtagaagcagagtctggggacgactcgcccatcactggggctgaggtcactgaggtacttaaacagctccttggtggcagggccctgGGGTTGGTAAGGGTTGGTATAACAACAAAATAATTATGCAATATTCTACACAAATCTACAAAAACATCATAATATCTGTGCAGCTTAAGAACCCCTACAATACAATacaagaccctacaataacacagagagaaCCCCAGAAATCAcatgaccccctatgaacaagcacttggcaacagcaggaaggaacaaactcccttttaacaggaagaaccaggaAGAACCAGGAAGAACCAGGAAGAACCaggaagaaccaggctcggggaggggcagtcatccaCCGTGACCGGATGGGAGTGAGGGAAacgagaagagagcagagagatgagacaaaagacacactgtgggagaAAGAGTCAAAAAGCAGGAATTAAGAGTTTATTCCTTGCACAGTTGTGCCAGTGTGTGTCTATTCTACTTATTTTTCTATTTGAATAcagcacggtggcgcggtgattagcactgttgcctcagagCTAGAATGACGTCTAGAAggtctgggataggctccagcccccccaacCTTGAAcagaataagcggaagagaatggatggatggatggatggatggatggatggatggatggatggatggatggatggatggatggagtttcaATTGAATTAATTAGCTTCTGATTTGCTTTACTCCACTCTGAGCAGATTCTTCTCCCCGAGTTAGGTTACTTCCGCTGTTCCATTCAGATACAGTAATACGACTTGGTTATCCAGATAATTCAGATCCTTAATTCAGATAAACATGATAAACAAAatgggttttattttgaaatacttTACCAGGAAAAAGCCTTAGTGTTTTCTATTaaaaggaaacactgaggaggaggaggaggaggagctctgAAGCTGTTTTGAGCTCCGGGCACAGATTGAGTAAAATTAATCCTCTCATGAGACTGGGGCTCATTAAAACCAGTCAGCAATCTGGCCACATCCAGACCCGGGCCTGTGGCCACATTTAAATCTGCTCTGTTTCCAGCAGTGGTTAATGCAACTTAGACAGTATAATACCACACAGGTGGTTAGTTTAAAAATTGCCACACTGTTTCACCCCAAAGGGTCCACAGCATCACTTAAGGAATGGATATCAGTCCAATCATGAATGGGGATTTGGAGCCAATGTTGCACAACAGTAAGTGACAAAGCTAGAGCTGTGaaactgcacagagacagagtCCAGTTACGTTCCATCCATATCAGAGGGAGGAAACAATTCCtggctttgtttgtgtgtaaatgtgctTCCATGTCCAGTCTGTCTGCTGGCAAGAAAAACTCATAAATGTGTGGAGGGATGCATTAATGGTGGTGTGCTGGTTAGAGCCgtagcctcacagcaagaagggtcCAAATCCAGtgtgaggcctttctgtgtggtgctTGTTTTGAGCTCCCGTGTCCCCAGAGttttctggtttcctcccacagtccaaagacatctgtggggttaggttagttaAATTaaccacaggtgtgaatgtgagcgtgaatggctgtctctctctctctgtggtagTCCTGTGGCAGGCAGGCACACTGttcaggtgtaccctgcctcttgctgtatgacagctgggataggctgcagcctctgaattggataagtggagaaaatggatggctgggaTCCTCTAACAGCAAGGTAAAGCACCCAGaactaagtaaaaaaaaaaaaaaaggcctcgaCTGCAGACACTCAGTATGCCTATAGTTACACCAGGCATAGTATGCCAGCCTGCCACAGGACTACCACTACCCTTAGTAACGTATCACAGGGCTCACTGTTTCCCCCTTGAGGTGGGAATATGATCATTTGTGTACCTGAAACATCATTAATTGGCACATAAAACATTTTGGTGTAAAGCTCACCAGTAAGATAGTTGGTTTATTTTATGCTTAATCTATATTTAATGTCACTATTAGCATTtaggaaaatgaaaacaggtgAATGTAAATGAGGAGCTCAGCTTAGAAGCTACTGTTATTACTCTCTTGAGCAAGGCACTGATCCCTCTTACTGCTTCAGTGGCAGACTTTGTTTGCACAGAGTTTGTGTTAGAGAAAACACTGGTCTTACTTGTCCAGCTCGGCCGAGCTCCAGCTCCACCAGAGTGACCGGGCCGCTGTAAGCTGCGTCCCCCCGGCTGGCTGCGGCCTGGAGATCCACCCTCCAGGAAAGGCCTCTGAGGCTGGGCTCCCAGCGGCTCTGAGCCACCAAGCTCTCCTTCACCCGAACTCGTTGGCTCTTCCAGAAGCGAGAGAGGGCAGCGGCCTGCTCAGCGCTCACTCCGCCACCACCCTGCTTCTTGGTCTGAGCTGTAAGGAAGGCCTCGAGCTGGGCGTGGTCCATGTCTGCTGTGGCGATGGACTGAGAGATGGATGAAGAGATCATGAaggttcagtttattttttaccacctgatatgtaaaaccttagaatttaaagagggtgtactttctgaCTGTACACAATACAAATAGTATTTTCCCCAATAGATCTATTTGGAAGCTGAGTGTAACCAAAGTAAGACTAAACTCTCGGTGTCTGGGTGCATTTTAACAAGCCAATGTAGATGGTCTTTCTATATAGTATGAATGCTGTCTGTATTATTGCCATTTGTAGTTTTCCTGACCAAATTTTACCTGAAAATTTTATTCCACAGGTACTttagtcttaaaaaaaataaaaaagaggaagaaagcagAGTTCTTATTTTAGGCACTGCAGGCACTGAGCAGGTGAGTAGGATATTCATGTTAGTGCTGCCCCCTACTGACAACAGAGCAGAACCAGTGGAAAAAAGTTCTAGAGCagggatccccaaatccaggcctcgaggtccggtgtcctgcaggttttagatgtgtctctgcttcaacacacctgaatcaaatatagaagtcattagcaggactctgaagaacttgactgcatccTGAGggggtaattcagccatttgaatcaggtgtgttggatcagggacacatctaaaacctgcaggacaccggacctcgaggcctggatttgaggatccctgttctaGAGGAAATCCCTGATTTGTTCCCTCTTGTCTTTAACATTTAAGACAGTCCAGCCAGGATTTAGCTCTGAAATCACTGTTGTTAGTTGTTATTTAATGGAACATTTCTGCCTAATGTAGAGTCCAAATCTTTCAAGTCTTTAAAGACACGGATACATGGATACAAACAGAACAAGATTCACGTGTTCCACGCTCACCATTATCACAGGGGGACAGAAAGAGCAACGACAATAGTCCACGCTGCAGTTTGTTTAAACTGAATTTGTGCTGCTCATGAGGAGGCCGGAGCGCCACCTTGTGTGAAGGATCGAGAACACATGAAAGATTCAGAGGCTCTAAAAATGTTTCCTGCCACTGAATGCAGAAGGTCATCACTTTGGGGAAGCTTTTAATTTGTAATAATGGtctgattattattatatcCAGCATGTGATTTGTCCAgtggggataaaaaaaaaaaaaactacagttgtAGTCAGAAGTTTCCAGCCACTCATCACGGACATGGATAACATGCCATTTCCCATTTATGATCATgactgactacaactggtagtttctctttgggAAATGGGAAACAATGGGATAATAAATAGATTTAATAATAAactctgccaagaagagtggtcaaatactCAGACAGAGCTtggccagaagcttgttgatggctaccaaaaagCATGTTTTTAAGCTGCActttgctaagggacatttagcCAAATCTTAGTTTGGTGAGGTATATATTTGATGTATGTATTATTTTGGCCCTgcgtggattaaaaaaaattctaaataagttcaaacttgtgcactcaattcttattttttaaagtcattaatgaTATATGCTGTATAATAATtccagcctggaaaaagaactcattaaaagcccaaaatgatCATGATATTCATGCCTGTGATGAGTGGatggaaacttctgaccacaattgTATC containing:
- the commd1 gene encoding COMM domain-containing protein 1 encodes the protein MAEADAVKSLSGLLNGIAQKVYYGNSEITEELLKSELYPELSQDEFTALHHKMKGLLKSIATADMDHAQLEAFLTAQTKKQGGGGVSAEQAAALSRFWKSQRVRVKESLVAQSRWEPSLRGLSWRVDLQAAASRGDAAYSGPVTLVELELGRAGQDSEFVCLEFDETRVNQVLKKMADIQESIDRIVHST